One region of Brassica napus cultivar Da-Ae chromosome A10, Da-Ae, whole genome shotgun sequence genomic DNA includes:
- the LOC106371658 gene encoding ruvB-like protein 1, with protein MEKVKIEEIQSTAKKQRIATHTHIKGLGLEPTGIPIPLAAGFVGQLEAREAAGLVVDMIKQKKMAGKALLLAGPPGTGKTALALGISQELGSKVPFCPMVGSEVYSSEVKKTEVLMENFRRAIGLRIKETKDVYEGEVTELSPEETESLTGGYGKSISHVIIGLKTVKGTKQLKLDPTIYDALIKEKVAVGDVIYIEANSGAVKRVGRSDAFATEFDLEAEEYVPLPKGEVHKKKEIVQDVTLQDLDAANARPQGGQDILSLMGQMMKPRKTEITDKLRQEINKVVNRYIDEGVAELVPGVLFIDEVHMLDMECFSYLNRALESSLSPIVIFATNRGVCNVRGTDMPSPHGVPIDLLDRLVIIRTQIYNPSEMIQIIAIRAQVEELTVDEECLVLLGDIGQRTSLRHAVQLLSPASIVAKMNGRDNICKADIEEVTSLYLDAKSSAKLLHEQQEKYIS; from the exons ATGGAGAAAGTAAAGATCGAAGAGATTCAGTCCACCGCGAAGAAACAGCGGATTGCCACTCACACTCACATCAAGGGTCTTGGCCTCGAG CCAACCGGAATCCCTATACCATTGGCGGCTGGATTTGTCGGTCAGCTTGAGGCTAGAGAGGCAGCTGGTCTTGTAGTGGACATGATCAAGCAGAAGAAAATGGCTGGCAAGGCTCTTCTGCTCGCTGGACCTCCGGGGACAGGGAAAACAGCATTGGCTCTTGGAATATCCCAAGAGCTGGGTAGTAAG GTTCCCTTCTGTCCAATGGTTGGATCTGAGGTTTACTCATCGGAGGTTAAGAAGACTGAGGTTCTCATGGAGAATTTTAGGCGTGCCATTGGGTTACGTATCAAGGAAACCAAAGACGTCTACGAAGGAGAG GTTACGGAGCTGTCCCCAGAAGAAACTGAAAGTCTTACCGGAGGTTACGGCAAAAGCATCAGTCATGTTATCATTGGACTCAAGACAGTCAAAGGAACCAAACAACTTAAGTTGGATCCCACTATCTACGATGCCTTGATCAAGGAGaag GTAGCTGTAGGAGATGTTATATACATTGAAGCAAACAGTGGAGCTGTAAAGCGGGTGGGTAGGAGTGATGCTTTTGCCACTGAGTTCGATCTGGAAGCAGAAGAATATGTTCCACTTCCCAAAGGAGAGGTTcacaaaaagaaagagatagTGCAG GATGTGACGCTTCAAGATCTGGACGCAGCAAATGCTCGACCTCAAGGCGGGCAGGATATACTTTCTTTGATGGGCCAAATGATGAAACCCCGGAAGACTGAGATCACTGATAAGCTGCGCCAAGAAATTAACAAG GTGGTGAACCGTTACATAGATGAAGGTGTTGCAGAGCTTGTTCCCGGAGTTCTATTTATCGATGAG GTTCATATGCTTGATATGGAGTGTTTTTCTTACTTAAACCGTGCTCTTGAGAGCTCGTTATCTCCGATAGTGATATTCGCAACAAATAGAGGAGTTTGCAACGTAAG AGGGACTGATATGCCGAGTCCCCATGGAGTCCCTATTGACTTGTTAGATCGGTTGGTCATTATCAGGACCCAGATCTATAACCCCTCTGAAATGATACAG ATTATAGCTATCCGTGCGCAAGTAGAAGAGCTAACAGTGGATGAAGAATGCTTGGTCCTACTTGGGGACATTGGGCAAAGAACATCCTTAAG GCACGCGGTTCAGCTTCTGTCTCCTGCCAGTATCGTGGCGAAAATGAATGGACGTGATAATATTTGCAAG GCTGATATAGAGGAAGTAACATCACTCTACCTTGACGCCAAATCTTCAGCAAAGCTTTTGCACGAGCAGCAAGAGAAATACATCTCATGA
- the LOC106371659 gene encoding protein phosphatase 1 regulatory subunit SDS22, translated as MTTKSLTVEEVLKEKKTHDLDSVKELNLGHRALTDVSCLSKFKNLEKLDLRFNNLTDLQGLKSCLNLKWLSVVDNKLQSLSGIEGLTKLTVLNAGKNKLKSMNEISSLVNLCALILNDNEISSICKLDQLKDLNSLVLSRNPISEIGDSLSKLKKLTKVSLSDCRIKAIGSSLKSCSDLKELRLAHNEIKALPAELALNKRLLNLDVGNNMIMSLSGLEVLGTLSCLRNLNIRGNPISDNEKSAKKVRKLLPSSVNVFNAKPLEKSSKNAKHVRFDTEDVTFDSRLSKSAEEEEEESKVERKTKKSSKRNKSEEEEEEADNEGGKSKKKKKSKSNPDIDQVQVEKKEEDAAEKKQKRASPKKLIDAIDDAETSMAEVFSRGDVSKDSGDVVEKNKKRSSVQETGVVRVVDTHKKKKTGNKQQSKSAVAELPGEVEIGLGGESKWE; from the exons atgacgACGAAATCGCTAACCGTTGAAGAAGTTctaaaagagaagaaaacacacGACCTAGATTCCGTCAAGGAACTTAATCTCGGCCACAGAGCTCTCACTGAC GTATCTTGCTTGAGCAAGTTCAAAAACTTGGAGAAGCTCGACCTCCGTTTCAACAATCTCACTGATCTCCAG GGACTCAAGTCCTGTCTGAATTTGAAGTGGCTGTCGGTTGTGGACAATAAATTGCAGAGCTTGAGTGGAATCGAGGGATTAACTAAGCTTACA GTGCTGAATGCTGGAAAGAATAAGCTCAAGTCTATGAATGAGATCTCTTCTCTTGTCAATTTGTGTGCCTTGATTTTGAACG ACAATGAGATATCCTCTATCTGCAAGCTAGATCAACTCAAAGACTTGAACAGTCTCG TGCTTTCTAGGAACCCTATCAGTGAAATCGGTGACTCACTTTCAAAGCTGAAAAAACTCACAAAA GTTTCTTTGTCTGACTGCAGAATAAAAGCTATCGGGTCTTCTCTCAAGTCATGCTCTGATTTGAAAGAGCTACGACTCGCCCACAATGAGATTAAG GCTCTCCCAGCAGAACTTGCACTCAACAAGAGACTACTTAATTTGGACGTGGGAAACAATatgatcatgagtctctctgGTTTAGAG GTTTTGGGAACACTATCTTGCTTGCGAAACTTGAATATTCGAGGAAACCCCATCTCTGATAACGAGAAGTCAGCTAAGAAG GTGAGAAAGTTGCTTCCTTCTTCAGTGAATGTCTTTAACGCTAAACCCTTGGAGAAAAGCTCGAAGAATGCAAAGCATGTTAGATTTGATACCGAAGATGTGACCTTTGATAGTCGTCTCAGCAAATCagcagaagaggaagaagaagaatccaaaGTGGAACGGAAAACCAAGAAGAGCTCTAAGAGAAACAAGtcggaggaggaagaagaagaagctgataaTGAAGGTGGcaagagcaagaagaagaagaagtctaaGAGCAATCCAGATATAGATCAAGTTCAAGTagaaaagaaggaagaagatgcTGCTGAGAAGAAACAGAAAAGGGCTAGTCCTAAGAAGTTAATCGATGCTATAGATGATGCTGAGACCTCTATGGCTGAAGTCTTTTCCAGGGGCGATGTGTCGAAGGATTCTGGAGATGTTGTtgagaagaataagaagagaagCAGTGTGCAAGAGACGGGTGTGGTGAGAGTGGTGGATactcacaagaagaagaaaacaggaAATAAGCAGCAGAGCAAGAGTGCAGTGGCTGAGCTTCCTGGCGAAGTTGAAATCGGGTTGGGAGGAGAGTCAAAGTGGGAGTAA
- the LOC106369748 gene encoding trichohyalin, whose product MDRKRGCKIRKRGCSSSSSSSLARRNRFKRAIFAGKRASLEDGGGSGTPVKSISAAKTPVLLPFSPENPPLGQSQKRCVSARKLAATLWEISDGNTEPHVSNEDCLRNKKPPRNRRKTSTEIPFPDFPLKSSHPVSHERILLRDDTVRRRSKIPQKLQVVEYKTIGTNSVTTRFKNINEGLTTSKELVKVLKKIGHLGDDHKTASNRLISALVYELDRARSSLKHLMSEFNAEEAEKRRLVEKLQEEAVSERKLRLRTEKMNMRLGRELEEAKETERKMKEEMEREKRAKDVLEEVCDELARGIGDDKKEMEKEREMMHIADVLREERVQMKLTEARHEFEEKHAAVERLKKELRRVVEGEEEEKGSSGIRRVLEMIDGSDDDEEEEEEEEEESDLKSIELNMESGSKWGYVESRRDGRRESRFVGPSEDDDDHVEKRSVIVDNGERDESLKTLREYIVSNARFIGSSSSEQWNHRHLPNVEFV is encoded by the exons atggatCGGAAAAGAGGGTGTAAGATCAGAAAGAGAGGttgctcttcctcctcttcttcttcccttgCTCGTCGAAACCGCTTCAAACGCGCCATTTTCGCCGGGAAAAGAGCCTCACTAGAAGACGGCGGCGGCTCAGGAACTCCGGTTAAGTCCATCTCCGCCGCTAAAACTCCCGTACTCTTACCATTTTCTCCGGAAAACCCTCCTTTAGGTCAATCACAGAAACGCTGCGTGTCAGCAAGGAAGCTGGCGGCAACGTTATGGGAGATCAGCGACGGCAATACAGAACCTCATGTATCCAACGAGGATTGCTTGAGAAACAAGAAACCACCGAGAAACAGAAGGAAGACATCAACAGAGATACCTTTCCCTGATTTCCCGCTAAAATCATCCCATCCGGTTTCCCACGAG AGAATCCTTCTCCGAGATGATACAGTTCGTAGAAGATCAAAAATTCCTCAGAAACTACAAGTAGTCGAATACAAAACCATCGGCACAAACTCT GTGACAACACGTTTCAAGAATATCAACGAGGGTTTAACGACTTCTAAAGAACTCGTGAAGGTTTTAAAAAAGATCGGTCACCTCGGAGATGATCACAAGACCGCAAGCAACCGTTTGATCTCTGCTCTGGTTTATGAACTAGACAGAGCAAGATCTTCGCTGAAGCATCTGATGAGTGAGTTCAATGCGGAGGAGGCGGAGAAACGGAGGTTAGTAGAGAAGCTCCAAGAAGAGGCGGTGTCTGAGAGAAAGCTCCGGCTACGAACAGAGAAGATGAACATGAGATTAGGAAGAGAGCTCGAGGAAGCTAAGGAAACGGAGaggaagatgaaggaggagatggagagagagaagagagcgAAAGACGTTCTTGAAGAAGTTTGTGATGAGCTGGCGAGAGGTATAGGAGATGAtaagaaggagatggagaaagaaagagagatgaTGCATATAGCTGATGTTTTGAGGGAAGAGAGGGTTCAGATGAAGCTCACGGAGGCGAGACACGAGTTCGAGGAGAAACACGCCGCCGTGGAGAGGCTGAAGAAGGAGCTCCGGCGTGTTGTTGaaggggaggaggaggagaaaggGTCGTCGGGGATTCGCAGGGTTTTAGAGATGATAGATggttctgatgatgatgaggaggaggaggaggaggaggaggaggagagtgaTCTTAAGTCGATTGAGCTGAACATGGAGAGTGGAAGTAAGTGGGGATATGTTGAAAGCCGGAGAGATGGTCGGAGGGAGTCAAGATTTGTTGGCCCCAgcgaagatgatgatgatcatgtgGAGAAGAGATCAGTGATAGTTGATAATGGGGAGAGAGATGAATCTTTGAAGACTCTAAGAGAGTACATTGTTTCTAATGCCAGATTCATAGGTTCCTCATCGTCGGAGCAGTGGAATCATCGGCACTTACCTAATGTGGAGTTTGTGTAA
- the LOC106371661 gene encoding NAC domain-containing protein 89, translating into METAAVGVSKDMASTVFPGFKFSPTDVELISYYLKRKMDGLEKSVKVIPETDIYSFEPWDLPDKSIVKSDTEWFFFCARGKKYPHGSQNRRTTKMGYWKVTGKERDVKSSSQVIGTKRTLVFHIGRAPKGQRTEWLMHEYCMKGGVYMVHYSEDDALVVCRLRRNREFRTCTSQKAPLEPHLAADKHMILQNGAASSGSPVDFYLAGESGDNHLTETPENLQVETEEDFYGDILRDEIINLDEVVMSGKTPNEVPTLESVSMEIRILPLPNMIDGQMASILDERPSQEKKGKGISGTEPLSSCFMGVYSIKWVNRVRRDVIIAVVGLIVMLFYQE; encoded by the exons ATGGAGACTGCGGCGGTGGGAGTTTCTAAGGATATGGCGTCGACGGTGTTTCCCGGGTTCAAGTTCTCGCCCACGGACGTGGAGCTGATCTCGTATTACCTAAAGCGGAAGATGGACGGCTTGGAGAAGTCCGTTAAGGTTATACCGGAAACCGATATCTACAGTTTCGAGCCTTGGGATTTGCCCG ATAAGTCGATTGTTAAATCTGATACCGAGTGGTTTTTCTTCTGTGCACGTGGCAAAAAGTATCCACATGGTTCACAGAACAGGAGAACAACCAAGATGGGATACTGGAAAGTCACTGGGAAAGAACGTGATGTCAAGTCTTCTTCTCAAGTGATTGGAACAAAGAGGACGCTTGTCTTCCATATTGGTCGTGCACCAAAAGGTCAAAGAACAGAGTGGCTTATGCACGAGTACTGCATGAAAGGAGGAGTATATATGGTACACTATTCTGAG GATGATGCTTTGGTTGTTTGCCGGCTTAGGAGGAACAGAGAGTTTCGTACTTGTACAAGTCAGAAGGCACCACTAGAGCCACATTTAGCAGCCGATAAGCACATGATCTTGCAAAATGGTGCCGCCAGTTCAGGGAGCCCGGTTGATTTTTACCTTGCAGGTGAATCAGGGGACAACCATCTCACTGAAACACCAGAAAATCTACAG gTGGAAACTGAAGAGGATTTCTATGGGGATATCCTAAGGGACGAAATCATCAATCTTGATGAAGTGGTGATGTCAGGGAAGACACCAAACGAAGTGCCAACACTTGAATCAGTGTCAATGGAGATACGGATACTTCCTTTACCAAACATGATAGACGGACAGATGGCTTCAATTTTAGATGAAAGACCATCACAGGAAAAGAAAGGGAAAGGGATCAGTGGCACGGAACCACTGTCGAGCTGCTTCATGGGTGTATACTCGATCAAATGGGTCAACCGAGTAAGACGGGACGTTATTATAGCTGTAGTTGGTCTCATTGTAATGCTGTTTTATCAAGAGTAA